TATCCCGGAGTTGATCTTGGGGTTCTCGGAAAAGATTTTGGAATCGGCGCCCATATCGGTGCCCGTTACTTTTTCACTGAGAGAATCGGTGTATTTGCAGAAGTTGGAAACAATGGCAGCCTGGGGGTTTCCCTTAATTTGTAAAAACAGTCTTAATATATGACAAAGCTTCTCTATATGAGGAGCTTTTTTATTTGGCATAGTTTTGATAATTGTTACCTTTGCAAATTAAAATCTAAAATTTATTAATGGAATTAGCAATTAAAATTTTTCAATTCATATTAAGCATTTCTATCTTAGTCGTTCTTCATGAACTGGGGCATTTTTTGCCCGCCAAATGGTTCAAAACCAAAGTAGAAAAGTTTTATTTATTTTTCGATCCTTGGTTTTCTATCGCAAAGAAAAAAATCGGTGAAACAGAATACGGTATCGGATGGCTTCCTTTTGGAGGCTACGTGAAAATCGCCGGAATGGTGGATGAAAGCATGGATACCGAACAATTAAAACAACCGGCACAACCATGGGAATTCCGTGCAAAACCGGCTTGGCAGAGACTTATCATTATGTTGGGAGGAGTTACGGTAAACTTTTTCCTTGCGTGGTTAATTTATAGCTGTCTTTCTCTTTTTAATGGAGAAATGTATACAGATCTTACAAAATTTGACAATGGTATCGGCGTAACAGATGCCGGTAAAAAAATGGGATTCCAAAATGGTGATAAAATTGTCTCTATCGATGGAAAACCAGCAGAAAGATTGGAAAATTCAGCTATTAATATACTTTTTAGTGATCATGTTACTGTTCTTAGAGGGGGTAAGGAAATTACATTCAAAGTGAATGAAGATGGTGTAGCTGATGTTATCAGACAAAGAGAAGCAAAGCTTTATATCACTCCCAGAATTCCCATGATCATTGATTCTTTAGCGACTCCTTCTTCAAAAGCATCAGGGTTGGCGAAAGGCGATAGAATTGTAGCCATCAATGGTAAACCAACTCCTTTCTTCGACGAGGTAAGTTCTACATTAGCTGAAAATAAAGGAAAAACAGTAAGCATTGAGGTTAATCGTGGTACTGAAAAGCAAACTATCTCCGCACCAGTAGATAAAAATGGTAAATTAGGAATTGCTGTTGACCAAAAAAGTCTTGCAAGTGTAGTTACTGACAAAAAATACTCTTTCGGAGAATCTATTCCAAGAGGTTTTGAAAGAACCATTGAAGCTTTAACCATGCAGGTAAAGCAGTTCAAAATTATGTTCAACTCTAAAATTCAAGGATACAAAAATGTAGGTGGACCTATTGCAATTGTAAAATCTATGCCCGTAAATAAGGCAGCAGATGGTAGCTTTGCGATTAACTGGCCTGCATTCTGGAGCTTTACAGCAATGTTTTCGATCTGGCTGGCTTTCCTGAATCTTATTCCTATTCCAGGATTAGATGGGGGACACGTTTTATTTACATTGTATGAAATTATTTTCGGAAAACCAGTTCCTCAAAAAGTATTGGAAAATGCACAAATGATTGGTGTTATCTTTCTGTTAGGCTTAATGTTACTGATTTTCGGAAGCGATATCTTTAAAATATTCACAGGAAAATTATAATATTTTTTAAATTTTCAAAAGAAAAATTTGCCTGGTATAAATATTCGTCCTATATTTGCACCACTTAAAAACAAAGGGACATTCCTCCTTAGCTCAGTTGGTTAGAGCATCTGACTGTTAATCAGAGGGTCGCTGGTTCGAGCCCAGCAGGAGGAGCAAAAAGACTTACATTTCTGTAAGTCTTTTTTTTGCATATCACATTTAATAATGCAAAAGATCCTGATATTCTTAAAAAATTAGATATTTGCAACTTATTAAATAATTATAAGAGGAAATATTTTGCAGAGCAAAGTATGACAACATATCCCCAGGAATATCTAATTATCTCATGAAAAGAATCTTTATTTCGTTATTAGCAGCCTTTGCTAGCATTCAAGTTTCAGCACAGGAAAAATCTTATTTTTTATCAAGTCCTTCATTAAGCCCGGATGGGAAAACCGCTTATTTTGCTTATGATGGAGACATCTGGAAAGTGGACTCCAATGGCGGAAACGCTTCCAGAATCACAGCCCTGGAGGGAGAGGAAATTAATCCACGCATTTCTCCAGACGGAAAATGGCTTGCATTCAGTTCCAATCAATACGGAAATTATGACGTGTATGTGATGCCTGCTGAAGGAGGAAGCATTAAACAGTTAACATTTCACACAGGAAAAGATGAAATAGAAAACTGGGGATGGGACAGTAAAACTATTTATTTTACCTCAAACAGGAATAATAACTTTGGAAGTTTTAAAACTACTATTGAAGGCAAAACACCACAAAAGCTTTTCAACAATTACTTTAATAATACAAACGGCCTGGCAGAAACTCCTGCGGGTGAATATCTTTTCACAAGTTCATCAGAAAGCGCCAATCAGGTACATCGCAAACACTATAAAGGAGAAAACAATCCTGATATTTTAGGTTATAATCCCAAGAACAATTCCTTTAAACAATATACGAACTATGCAGGAAAAGATTTTAATCCGAGCGTAGATAAAAATGGGACTATTTATTTTATTTCTGATGAAAATAACAATGAATATAATCTTTATGAACTTAAAAATGGCAAAAAGGCACCTTTAACACAATTTGAAACCTCTATTAAAAAGCCATTTGTTTCAGCTAACGGATCCAAAGTAATATTTGAAAAAGATTATCAGCTTTACACCTATGACGTAGCTACAAAAGATATAAAAGCTCTTAATATAAGCCTTAACACAAATAAAACACTGGAGAAAGAACAAAATTTTAATATAGAAAATAATATTTCTTATTATGATATTTCATCAGATGGTAAGAAAATAGCTTTTGTGAGCCGTGGTGTTCTTTTTGTTTCTGATATTGAAGGAAAGTTTACACAACAGATATCTGACGGAAAGGAACGTGTAATGGAAGTAAAATGGCTGAAGGACAATCGCACATTACTTTTTAACCAGACTTACCAGGGATATCAAAACTGGTTTAGTATTGCTGCAGACGGAAAAGGCCAGGTAAAACAATTAACTACTGATTTGCGTAACAACCGCAATATAACCCTGAATAACGACCTTTCAAAAGCAGTGTATTTAAGTGGTCGTGATGAAGTAAGATTAATGGACTTAAAGAGTTTACACTCTACAACTATCGTAAAAGATGAAATCTGGGCTTTTCAAAATTCAAAACCTTCTTTTTCTCCCAATAACGAATATGTACTTTTCTCTGCAAAAAGAAATTTTGAACTGGACATCTTTGTTTATCATATCGGAAAAGGCAAAATCATAAATCTTACCAACACCGGCGTTTCAGAGGAAGATCCTTTTTGGTCACCCAATGGTAAGTATATTTATTTTACAAGTGACCGAACGAACCCTTCTTATCCGCTAGGTATGCAGAAATCTAATATTTACAGAATGGCGCTGGATTGGTTTGATGAGCCTTACAAATCTGAAAGATTCGATAAGCTATTTACTGAGGAGGTAAAGAAACCTGAAACGACAAAGGAAAACAAGGATAAAAAAGAAGAAGACAAAGAAAAAAAGGAAGAAAAAGAAATTGTTGTAAAAGAATTGAAAATTAATCCTGAAAACACTTTGGAAAGGATTGAGCTGGTTACAGACAGGTATGGATACCAGGAAGATCCTACCGTTTTCATGGACGACAAAAAGGAAATTTTATTCTTTAATTCCAATCAGGATAATGGAAAGAAACAACTTTTCAAAAAGGTTTTCACGGATTTTGAAACCGCTAAATCAGAAAAGGTTTTCGATAAAGAAGCCAGCTATATCATCAAAAATGACAAGTCTTTTTTTACATTAATAGAGGGTAACATTTATAAAATGGCCATAGCAACATTAAAGCCAGAAAAGATAAATATCCAGTATACTTTTAACAAAAATCTCGCTTCTGAATTTACCCAGATGTATGATGAAACATGGACTGGGGTTGAAGAAAATTTCTATGATGAAAAATTCCATGGCATCAACTGGAAAGCAAAAAAGGAGCAGTATGCTAAATATCTTCCGTATATCAATAACAGAAATGATCTGCGAATTTTATTGAATGACCTGTTGGGAGAACTCAATTCTTCACATACGGGATTTTCTTCAACAGGAAAGGAAGAAACCAGATATCTGAATTATTTTACCAATGAAACAGGGATTATCTTTAAAAAGGACCAGCCTTATAGTGTAGAAGGTATTGTAAGAAAATCACCCGCTTTCCGTTCCGGGGTTGACATTAAACCAGGAGATCAATTGATTGCTGTAAATGGAAAAAATATTGACGTACACGAAAATCGTGAATCTTATTTTACAAGTCCTAAAAAGCAGGAAGAAATTATTCTTACTTTCACACGCAATGGCAAGGAAATAACCACCAAGGTACATCCAATTTCAAATACAGAATTAAAAGGACTTTTGTATGACGACTGGATATTCAATAATCGCCAACGCGTAAATCAGATGAGCGACAACCGCATCGCCTATTCATATATGAAAAATATGACTACTGATGAACTGGACCGCTTCCTTCTGGATATGGTGGAACAGGAAATTCAAAAAGAAGCTGTTATTCTCGATTTACGCTATAATACGGGCGGAAATGTTCATGATAAAGTATTAAATTTCCTTTCTCAAAAACCTTATTTACAATGGAAATACCGGGAAGGAAAAATGACCACACAGCCCAATTTCGCACCTTCCGGAAAGCCTATTGTTCTTTTGATCAACGAAGCTTCGCTGAGTGACGCCGAAATGACCGCTGCCGGTTTCAAGGCTCTGAAATTAGGAAAAATCATTGGGCAGGATACCTATCGATGGATTATCTTCACTTCCGGAAAAAGTCTTGTAGATGGTTCTTATTATAGACTTCCTGCATGGGGAACCTACACTCTGGACGGTCAGAACCTGGAGAAAACAGGTGTAAAACCAGACATTTATATTAAAAACACCTTCATAGACCGACAGCAAGATAATGATCCGCAACTGGAAAGAGCGGTCCAGGAAATCCTTAAAGATTTAAGGAAATAAAAAACAAGGCTTACAGAAATGTAGGTCTTTTTTTTGCATGTATTTTGCTTGATATCAACTAAACAAACAAATGCCTTATTTATCCAGGATTTATTTAAACGAAGACCATCCGAAGGATTTCCCCTTCAACCTTCCTTTTCTGAGTAGTGGGTTAAATCTCAGACTTCGAAGCAATGTCACTTTCTTTGTAGGTGAAAATGGGATTGGAAAATCAACTTTACTAGAAGCTATTGCCGAAAAATGCGATTTCAATGTTTCCGGAGGAAATAGAAATCATAATTATAGTTTTCATAAAACGGAATCCGAACTGGCAGAACACCTTAAACTTTCATGGGATACCAAAACAGCACAAGGCTTTTTTATGAGGGCAGAAAGCTTTTTTAATTTCGCAACATATATTGATGAAGTAGCCGAAGAAGACAGAAGTGTTTTAGATGCTTACGGGGGAAAATCTCTTCATCAGCAATCCCATGGCGAAGCTTTTTTATCATTATTTCATAACCATTTTCAGAAAGGCATTTATATCCTTGATGAGCCGGAAGCCGCTCTTTCTCCGCAAAGACAACTTTCCCTATTGTCAATTATTCACAAGCTGGAAAAAGCTGGAAAAGCCCAATTCATTATTTCCAGCCATTCACCTATTTTGATGAGCTATCCGGAAGCTGAAGTCTATTTACTGGATGATAAAATTAAACAGATTGATTATAAAGAAACGGAGCATTATCAGTTAACAAAAAGTTTTTTAGAATCCCCGGAATTGTATTTCCGTTATTTATTTGAGGATTACCCCATTTAATAATGACAAGCAAAATATTTCTTATTGAAATTCAATCTATTTACTTTAAAATCATTGATAATTGAACGTAAAACTTGCCTGATATAAATATTCATATTATATTTGCACCACTTAAAACAAAGGAAAATTCCTCCTTAGCTCAGTTGGTTAGAGCATCTGACTGTTAATCAGAGGGTCGCTGGTTCGAGCCCAGCAGGAGGAGCAAAAAAGACTTACAGAAATGTAAGTCTTTTTTATTTTTCATTCGGAATAAATTCTGTCCTATCCTATTGTCTTTTAAAATCATAGGTCATAATTAATCAAATTGGTCCTGTTATTTTTGTTACATTTGCATTTTTGTAAATACACACGAAATTTTTTTAAATCTTATCCGTTTTAAATAAACAGCATACTTTTTGTTTATGCTAAATGCTTGAAGAAATACCTAATGTTAATTAATAACTCTAAATACCACTATCTCTACCTTTTTCTTTTATTTTCCGGTATTGTATGCGCACAAAATGCTGCAAGTGGCAAAATTGTTGATGCCAAAACCAATAAAGAAGTTACCGGGGTGGATGTATTTATCAATGATAGTAATCAACCTTTTTTAACAACAACTACGGGAGCCTTCAGCGTTCAATCAGACAGTATTATTTACAAATTAAAATTCTTAAGAAAAAGCTATGCCTTACAAAGTATAGATGTTACCCCAGATAATGCCAATAATATCTTCGTAAAGCTTTCCAAAGAAAAGGTGGAAAACATTGAAGAAGTTGTGATCCATAACGAGAAAACAAAATATAAAAACAAGAAGGAAAATCCCGCTTATGCCATTATGCAGGAAGTATGGAAAAGAAAAAGAAATAATGGTCTAAGTAAATTCGATACCTACACTTATAAGGAATACGAAAAAATACAGTTTGACGCTAATAATCTGGACAGCGCCTTTATGAAGAGAAAGATCTTCAACAAGCTGGATTTCATCTTTGATTATGCCGACTCAACGGCAAGTGGAAAAATGGCTCTGCCCATCTTCCTGAATGAATCAATTTATGAAAATTACGGAGAAAATAAGCCCGGCAAGAAAACCAAAAAGCTTTTAATAGCTCAAAAAACATCTGGTTTTCAGGATAATCAAATTGTAACTTTAACGGCAAAAAATCTCTACAGGGACATCAATATCTATGACAATACCCTGAATTATTTTGATATTGGTTTTCCAAGTCCTGTAGGAACTGATGGTTTTAGTACGTATGACTATAATCTGATCGATACGATTGCTATACATGGTGAGAATGCTTATAAAATCAGGTATCAGCCTAAAAGAACAGAAATTTTAGCATTTCAGGGCTATCTTTATATTGATACCGACACTTATGCAGTTTTAGGAGCGACGTTAAAATCAACACAAAAAATGAATGTAAATTTCGTCAATGGGATTTCCACAGAGCTGGAATACGACAACCCCGACGAAAATACTTTCCTGCCTAGAAAATTTGTAACCGTAGTAGAGCTGACCCCTTTCTCAAAAAAGAAAACATCTAAAAGTATCATCGCTAAAAGAACTGTAGACTATTCGGAATATGAATTTAACAAGCCACTTGCTCCATCGGTTTTCACCCGAAAGGAGGAAGAGTATGACAATAAATTTGTAGATAAGGATGATGCTTACTGGGCTAAAGCGAGACCTGATACGCTATCCAAATCTGAACAGGGAGTCTATGATATGCTTGATAAGCTTCAGAAGGTCCCGAAATTCAACCGGATTGTAAAGTTATATGAAACCCTTGGATCAGGATACTACAACATAACAAAGGGAATAGATTTGGGTCCCATTTTTTCAGTTTATGGAGTAAACGAAGTAGAGGGAGACAGAATAAGACTGGGAGCGAGAAGTTATTTTTCCATGAACGATCCTTGGAGAATCCAGTTTTATACAGCATATGGATTTAAAGATCAGCAGTTCAAATATGGTGTTGAAGCAAAATATATGTTTAATAAAGTCAACCGGTTTATGATCGGAGCTGGCACCAGAAGAGATGTTATGCAGCTCGGTGTTCAGCTAACAACTGATGACGGAATCATGTC
The sequence above is drawn from the Chryseobacterium daecheongense genome and encodes:
- the rseP gene encoding RIP metalloprotease RseP — encoded protein: MELAIKIFQFILSISILVVLHELGHFLPAKWFKTKVEKFYLFFDPWFSIAKKKIGETEYGIGWLPFGGYVKIAGMVDESMDTEQLKQPAQPWEFRAKPAWQRLIIMLGGVTVNFFLAWLIYSCLSLFNGEMYTDLTKFDNGIGVTDAGKKMGFQNGDKIVSIDGKPAERLENSAINILFSDHVTVLRGGKEITFKVNEDGVADVIRQREAKLYITPRIPMIIDSLATPSSKASGLAKGDRIVAINGKPTPFFDEVSSTLAENKGKTVSIEVNRGTEKQTISAPVDKNGKLGIAVDQKSLASVVTDKKYSFGESIPRGFERTIEALTMQVKQFKIMFNSKIQGYKNVGGPIAIVKSMPVNKAADGSFAINWPAFWSFTAMFSIWLAFLNLIPIPGLDGGHVLFTLYEIIFGKPVPQKVLENAQMIGVIFLLGLMLLIFGSDIFKIFTGKL
- a CDS encoding S41 family peptidase, producing MKRIFISLLAAFASIQVSAQEKSYFLSSPSLSPDGKTAYFAYDGDIWKVDSNGGNASRITALEGEEINPRISPDGKWLAFSSNQYGNYDVYVMPAEGGSIKQLTFHTGKDEIENWGWDSKTIYFTSNRNNNFGSFKTTIEGKTPQKLFNNYFNNTNGLAETPAGEYLFTSSSESANQVHRKHYKGENNPDILGYNPKNNSFKQYTNYAGKDFNPSVDKNGTIYFISDENNNEYNLYELKNGKKAPLTQFETSIKKPFVSANGSKVIFEKDYQLYTYDVATKDIKALNISLNTNKTLEKEQNFNIENNISYYDISSDGKKIAFVSRGVLFVSDIEGKFTQQISDGKERVMEVKWLKDNRTLLFNQTYQGYQNWFSIAADGKGQVKQLTTDLRNNRNITLNNDLSKAVYLSGRDEVRLMDLKSLHSTTIVKDEIWAFQNSKPSFSPNNEYVLFSAKRNFELDIFVYHIGKGKIINLTNTGVSEEDPFWSPNGKYIYFTSDRTNPSYPLGMQKSNIYRMALDWFDEPYKSERFDKLFTEEVKKPETTKENKDKKEEDKEKKEEKEIVVKELKINPENTLERIELVTDRYGYQEDPTVFMDDKKEILFFNSNQDNGKKQLFKKVFTDFETAKSEKVFDKEASYIIKNDKSFFTLIEGNIYKMAIATLKPEKINIQYTFNKNLASEFTQMYDETWTGVEENFYDEKFHGINWKAKKEQYAKYLPYINNRNDLRILLNDLLGELNSSHTGFSSTGKEETRYLNYFTNETGIIFKKDQPYSVEGIVRKSPAFRSGVDIKPGDQLIAVNGKNIDVHENRESYFTSPKKQEEIILTFTRNGKEITTKVHPISNTELKGLLYDDWIFNNRQRVNQMSDNRIAYSYMKNMTTDELDRFLLDMVEQEIQKEAVILDLRYNTGGNVHDKVLNFLSQKPYLQWKYREGKMTTQPNFAPSGKPIVLLINEASLSDAEMTAAGFKALKLGKIIGQDTYRWIIFTSGKSLVDGSYYRLPAWGTYTLDGQNLEKTGVKPDIYIKNTFIDRQQDNDPQLERAVQEILKDLRK
- a CDS encoding AAA family ATPase, yielding MPYLSRIYLNEDHPKDFPFNLPFLSSGLNLRLRSNVTFFVGENGIGKSTLLEAIAEKCDFNVSGGNRNHNYSFHKTESELAEHLKLSWDTKTAQGFFMRAESFFNFATYIDEVAEEDRSVLDAYGGKSLHQQSHGEAFLSLFHNHFQKGIYILDEPEAALSPQRQLSLLSIIHKLEKAGKAQFIISSHSPILMSYPEAEVYLLDDKIKQIDYKETEHYQLTKSFLESPELYFRYLFEDYPI
- a CDS encoding DUF5686 family protein, whose translation is MLINNSKYHYLYLFLLFSGIVCAQNAASGKIVDAKTNKEVTGVDVFINDSNQPFLTTTTGAFSVQSDSIIYKLKFLRKSYALQSIDVTPDNANNIFVKLSKEKVENIEEVVIHNEKTKYKNKKENPAYAIMQEVWKRKRNNGLSKFDTYTYKEYEKIQFDANNLDSAFMKRKIFNKLDFIFDYADSTASGKMALPIFLNESIYENYGENKPGKKTKKLLIAQKTSGFQDNQIVTLTAKNLYRDINIYDNTLNYFDIGFPSPVGTDGFSTYDYNLIDTIAIHGENAYKIRYQPKRTEILAFQGYLYIDTDTYAVLGATLKSTQKMNVNFVNGISTELEYDNPDENTFLPRKFVTVVELTPFSKKKTSKSIIAKRTVDYSEYEFNKPLAPSVFTRKEEEYDNKFVDKDDAYWAKARPDTLSKSEQGVYDMLDKLQKVPKFNRIVKLYETLGSGYYNITKGIDLGPIFSVYGVNEVEGDRIRLGARSYFSMNDPWRIQFYTAYGFKDQQFKYGVEAKYMFNKVNRFMIGAGTRRDVMQLGVQLTTDDGIMSRTFASSTVFARGDNASLSSLNQTNVFASIEPWKNFQIRVDGTMQSIKSANPDGFNLMYYRNGELRKTVNDSHVTLSLIARPGAKFSQTGVDRHEHGTLAPTIVLKYTRGLEGLFNADFNYNKLQFLFYKPVLIGSWGKTLINFEAGKNFNTVPLALQNIIPGNQSYSLVGNTFAQLNYYEFVADTYTTLHLEHHFNGKILSYIPLIKKLKLREIAFIRSAYGTLSDASKKINVEGFKYSAPSDHIYYEYGFGIENIGFGNLRIFRVDFNWRGNYLNRPDISTFGVKAGFQVGF